The following proteins are encoded in a genomic region of Glycine soja cultivar W05 chromosome 17, ASM419377v2, whole genome shotgun sequence:
- the LOC114393920 gene encoding uncharacterized protein LOC114393920: MEEEESEKSPQLVRVLEALKEATHDIQRHHSSDSPAIKALLELHSILSSSDPYLSALSDHLIRLKTLVHSLNHSNGLLSFLTRPLSTLSLSRLASQIESEIQSWIDRETLHTLSSSLRNPNNNHEFVSLLTQSIYRVSQGFNRELQDLVLKLKLFSSLESVLFDDKCSIPVREQAGLAVSALIRFNKDVFVGQVLMGPTVRALVSMGSVLSLEVLCSLIRSIRSPLVDEIESNGDIPNIIAMLNSEDLELRVVALGCALEIGYFGRKEAVEAMMKEGLVEKLVELQRSEKGGDLIEIGREKVSGVLERKPFASCVARFAVQLEVGEGLRQREKRAFKPEILIRVRDASVSEAEAATIAAEVLWGSSP; encoded by the coding sequence atggaagaagaagagagtgaaaaatcCCCACAATTGGTGCGAGTCCTTGAAGCTCTGAAAGAAGCCACCCACGACATCCAACGACACCACTCCTCGGATTCCCCAGCCATAAAGGCACTCCTGGAACTCCACTCCATTCTCTCCTCCTCGGACCCCTACCTCTCCGCTCTCTCCGACCACCTCATCCGCCTCAAAACCCTCGTCCACTCTCTCAACCACTCCAATGGCCTTCTATCCTTCCTCACTCGCCCCCTCTCCACTCTCTCCCTCTCACGCCTCGCCTCCCAAATCGAGTCCGAAATCCAATCCTGGATCGACCGCGAAACTCTCCACACCCTCTCCTCTTCTCTacgaaaccctaacaataaccACGAATTTGTCTCCTTGTTGACTCAGTCCATTTACCGTGTCTCGCAGGGCTTCAATCGCGAGTTGCAGGACCTGGTTCTCAAACTAAAGCTCTTCTCATCGCTGGAGTCGGTTCTGTTCGACGATAAGTGTTCGATCCCGGTTCGGGAACAGGCCGGTCTGGCTGTCTCCGCGTTAATCCGGTTCAATAAAGACGTGTTCGTGGGCCAGGTTCTGATGGGCCCCACCGTCCGGGCTTTGGTCTCGATGGGCTCTGTTCTGTCCCTTGAGGTGCTGTGTTCACTCATCAGGTCCATTAGGTCTCCTCTGGTGGACGAGATCGAGAGCAACGGTGACATTCCGAATATTATCGCGATGTTGAATTCGGAAGATCTGGAACTGCGTGTTGTTGCGTTGGGGTGCGCGCTGGAGATAGGGTACTTCGGGCGGAAGGAAGCGGTGGAGGCGATGATGAAGGAGGGGTTGGTGGAGAAGCTGGTGGAGTTGCAGAGGTCGGAGAAAGGTGGGGATTTGATTGAGATTGGAAGGGAAAAGGTTAGTGGGGTTTTGGAGAGAAAACCTTTTGCGAGCTGCGTGGCGAGGTTTGCGGTGCAGTTGGAAGTTGGGGAAGGGTTGCGGCAGAGAGAAAAGAGGGCTTTTAAACCTGAGATTTTGATCAGAGTTAGAGACGCCTCTGTTTCTGAAGCCGAAGCTGCCACCATTGCTGCTGAGGTTTTGTGGGGTTCCAGCCCATGA